A section of the Ranitomeya imitator isolate aRanImi1 chromosome 7, aRanImi1.pri, whole genome shotgun sequence genome encodes:
- the LOC138645373 gene encoding somatostatin receptor type 5-like, with product MEEEMEAYFNVSFGSDNFSFFLFEDFNSTFDVHFPFTRLVAFIPFLLVCLVGLVGNVFVIILILSSRKMWRTMNVFIFSLVLGDLFYMLCLLVFAIEIMSSLGIFMCKLYWTLASLATFSSSYFLAIMSITVFLQAFYPAFSKKLNFTGAALISLGIWILSLLLGIPFFLYAKVDDYSNCLISWPAPFWNIIFISYRFAIAFLAPLILTGVCLILTQCRISRLDQSSDPMVTEVKEDVVMIMVLCFVFIVFWLPTHLLEIVLGFTSNLHFSEGIYYIISIIPYLKSCVYPFIYGFLSRSFKDYYNRIFCGKKVTEGNNPPKTSNDGPEDKSTAC from the coding sequence ATGGAGGAAGAGATGGAGGCGTACTTCAATGTAAGCTTCGGCTCTGACAACTTCAGTTTCTTCTTATTTGAAGACTTCAATTCAACATTTGACGTGCATTTTCCTTTCACCAGGCTTGTCGCCTTCATACCTTTTCTGCTGGTGTGTTTGGTGGGCCTTGTTGGCAACGTTTTTGTAATCATTCTCATTTTGTCATCTAGGAAGATGTGGAGGACCATGAACGTCTTCATCTTCAGCTTGGTTCTTGGAGACCTGTTTTACATGTTATGTTTACTGGTTTTTGCCATCGAAATAATGAGTTCTTTGGGAATCTTCATGTGCAAACTCTACTGGACTCTGGCATCTTTAGCGACTTTTTCCAGTTCCTACTTTTTGGCCATCATGTCCATCACTGTCTTTTTGCAGGCATTTTATCCTGCTTTCTCCAAAAAGCTCAACTTCACAGGCGCTGCCCTGATCAGTCTTGGGATATGGATACTAAGTCTTCTGCTTGGAATCCCCTTTTTTCTTTACGCCAAGGTGGATGACTACTCCAATTGTCTTATTTCTTGGCCAGCACCCTTCTGGAACATCATCTTCATATCTTACCGGTTCGCCATTGCTTTTTTGGCTCCATTGATCTTGACCGGTGTTTGTCTCATCCTTACCCAATGCCGGATCAGCAGACTCGATCAGTCCAGTGATCCCATGGTGACCGAAGTCAAGGAAGACGTGGTGATGATCATGGTCCTGTGTTTTGTATTTATCGTCTTCTGGCTTCCAACTCATCTTCTCGAAATTGTCTTAGGATTCACCTCCAATTTGCATTTTAGTGAAGGCATTTACTACATCATCAGCATCATACCTTATCTGAAAAGTTGTGTCTATCCTTTCATCTATGGATTTCTATCTAGAAGCTTTAAGGACTACTATAACAGAATATTTTGTGGCAAAAAAGTCACGGAAGGCAACAACCCACCGAAAACGTCAAATGACGGACCCGAAGATAAGTCTACCGCGTGTTAG